In a single window of the Nilaparvata lugens isolate BPH chromosome 1, ASM1435652v1, whole genome shotgun sequence genome:
- the LOC120349920 gene encoding L-asparaginase-like encodes MTPVAALTKLAYVLSKTEWDVETKRVMMKSNIRGELTGEKPPQLQEWDLIDSVSRSLHLSSHDVEQLDSILFPAMLCSAVQNSDITKLTELKGYVSVSKTINNSPIRMIFII; translated from the exons ATGACCCCTGTAGCAGCCCTCACCAAGCTTGCCTATGTTCTTTCCAAAACTGAATGGGATGTAGAAACGAAGCGTGTT ATGATGAAAAGCAACATCAGAGGAGAACTGACAGGTGAGAAGCCACCCCAACTCCAGGAGTGGGACCTGATTGACTCGGTGTCTCGGTCGCTGCATCTTTCATCACATGATGTCGAGCAGCTAGACTCCATTTTGTTTCCAGCCATGTTGTGTTCTGCCGTCCAGAACTCAGACATCACCAAGTTGACTGAACTCAAAGGATATGTGAGTGTgtcaaaaactatcaataatagTCCTAtaagaatgatttttataatttga